Proteins encoded together in one Chitinophaga sp. LS1 window:
- a CDS encoding phosphatidylinositol-specific phospholipase C produces the protein MKASSLLHVPTTMLLSLVLFSCSKQDIPAPRLNNTVAATSTVAAVSVASNSWMTALADNTNIAAISIPGTHDSGARVEPVSGTAKCQDLSIADQLEAGIRYLDIRCRHIDNAFAIHHGAIYQNLNFDDVLTACKTFLTNHPKEVIVMSVKEEYDASNNTRTFEQTFDTYVSKYGNIVLNATVPNLGEVRGRIVLLRRFAATTTPKGIDATSWADNTTFTINNGNANLKIQDNYIVNDNASKWSNVTALFTESSTTSNSTLYINYTSGYKPLIFGIPSITTVSGTINPQIDTYFSTHTAGRYGIVPMDFANTTRSTAILNTNF, from the coding sequence ATGAAAGCGTCATCGCTCCTGCATGTTCCTACTACCATGCTGTTATCCCTCGTCCTGTTCAGCTGTTCGAAACAGGACATTCCTGCCCCCCGTTTAAATAACACCGTAGCAGCTACCAGCACTGTAGCAGCTGTAAGTGTTGCATCCAATAGCTGGATGACGGCGTTAGCAGACAACACCAATATTGCAGCCATCTCTATTCCCGGTACGCACGACAGCGGTGCCCGCGTAGAACCAGTATCTGGTACCGCCAAATGCCAGGATCTCTCTATTGCAGATCAGCTGGAAGCCGGTATCCGCTACCTCGACATCCGCTGCAGGCACATTGACAATGCCTTCGCCATTCACCACGGGGCCATCTATCAGAACCTGAACTTCGATGATGTACTGACTGCCTGCAAGACCTTCCTGACCAATCATCCAAAAGAAGTGATTGTGATGAGTGTAAAGGAAGAATATGATGCAAGCAACAACACCCGTACTTTCGAACAGACTTTTGATACCTATGTTTCGAAATATGGCAACATCGTTCTGAATGCTACTGTGCCTAACTTAGGAGAAGTGAGAGGCAGGATCGTATTGCTCCGTCGCTTTGCGGCAACCACCACACCCAAAGGCATCGATGCCACCAGTTGGGCGGATAACACTACTTTTACCATTAATAACGGTAACGCCAATTTGAAAATCCAGGATAATTATATTGTAAATGACAACGCTTCCAAGTGGAGTAATGTGACTGCATTATTTACTGAATCCAGCACGACCAGTAATAGTACCCTATATATTAATTATACCAGTGGTTACAAACCTTTAATCTTCGGTATTCCAAGTATTACTACTGTATCAGGCACTATCAATCCACAAATTGACACTTATTTTTCGACGCATACGGCTGGCAGGTATGGTATTGTACCTATGGATTTTGCAAATACAACAAGATCCACGGCTATTTTAAATACAAACTTCTAA
- the xerD gene encoding site-specific tyrosine recombinase XerD: MWDIYLKGFKAYLQLERSLSGNSIEAYLRDVEKLVQYLQSANLPLPPHQVELTHLQSCVQWIATLGMTATSQARIISGIKAFYKYLLLEDIVKQDPTQLLEAPKTKRQLPDVLSFEEIELIIAQVKTGTPEGARNRAILETMYSCGLRVSEVTGLQISQLHFDAGFIRVIGKGDKERLIPIGRDAIKYINIYKDEVRVHMPCKPGQEDILFLNRRGSALTRVMIFLVIKELTAMAGIEKQVSPHTFRHSFATHLVEGGADLRAVQEMLGHESITTTEIYTHLDREYLRDTLQRFHPRF, from the coding sequence ATGTGGGATATCTATCTGAAAGGATTCAAGGCTTATTTACAACTCGAACGTTCCCTCTCCGGCAACTCAATTGAAGCCTATCTTCGTGATGTAGAGAAACTGGTGCAATACCTGCAGTCTGCCAATCTCCCCCTCCCACCCCACCAGGTTGAACTCACACACTTACAATCCTGTGTACAGTGGATCGCTACACTGGGTATGACTGCTACCTCACAGGCACGTATCATCTCCGGCATCAAAGCCTTTTATAAATACCTCTTATTAGAAGACATCGTCAAACAGGATCCTACACAGTTATTAGAAGCACCAAAAACAAAGCGACAACTCCCCGATGTATTGAGTTTTGAAGAAATAGAGCTCATTATTGCACAGGTCAAAACAGGTACACCTGAAGGTGCACGTAACCGTGCTATACTGGAAACCATGTACAGCTGCGGATTGCGGGTGAGCGAGGTGACGGGTTTACAAATATCACAGTTACACTTTGATGCGGGATTTATTCGTGTTATTGGTAAAGGAGATAAGGAAAGATTGATCCCTATTGGAAGGGATGCCATTAAATACATTAATATATATAAGGATGAAGTGCGGGTGCATATGCCTTGTAAACCCGGACAGGAGGATATTCTTTTTTTAAATCGCAGAGGGAGTGCACTGACCCGTGTGATGATCTTTTTAGTGATAAAAGAGTTGACAGCAATGGCGGGTATTGAGAAACAGGTATCACCTCATACGTTCAGACATTCATTTGCTACGCATCTGGTAGAAGGTGGGGCAGATTTAAGAGCAGTGCAGGAAATGCTGGGACATGAGAGTATTACTACGACGGAGATCTATACGCATCTGGATAGAGAGTATTTAAGAGATACGTTACAAAGGTTCCATCCAAGGTTTTGA